GGCGAGCAGCATGTGCAAATGCTTTAAGCAAGCTGTCGACGATTGCTGGGCCCCTAGGCCATGTTTCCCAGTCAAGGTTTCCATATACATGCGCTTGTACAGCTTTGACAACTGCTTGGGATCCTTGCCGGCCAGCGTGAGCTTCGTAAGCGTCTTCAGCGCATTCTGCAGGCGACTCTCAAAGAGCGTCAAATGGCCGGCAAACTCGTCATCGGCCACTTGGCCACTGTTAGTATCGATGACGTGGGCAAATATGAGCTGACACTGTAAACAAATTTCCAAAGCCGCTTGCATTTGCTTTATCTTCTGTGCGCTGTGGGTGGAAACTGccggaaaatggaaataatgTATTTCTTGACTCCTGGTGACCTTAAAAACGGTATACTCACGTTCGGCCAGAAATTCGTAAAGGGAAATCCGTTCTAGCTGCACCACCAACAGGTCTCCCACCTCCTTAAGGCTCTCAAGTATTTGTGTGGCCTTCTCGTAGTGGTATTTACAGAGTTGTAGAGTAGGTTTCGGCAGCTGAGAGAAATCACAACAACCATGAGAACGCAGCTGCGAGTAGTGGAAGGAGGCAATCCTGGAAGTCAACAAttgtttatttgccatttaacAATATTGCAAGTCAAAGTCCTAGACCTACCTTTTGTGTATTAAGCCCGATCGAAAACTGTATAGTACTTGGCGCGCTCCAGCGTGTTCGACATCGCAAAGTCGCAATGATTTCTGTAGCAATTCCAGCACTTCTTTAGAGGCGTCAACGAGGCTGGATTTGTCTGCTGCACTATGGTCCTGAAGTTGTTTGGCTAACGTAAAAGTGGCAGTGGATAATTCCCAATGGACGAGGTCCCATAGTTCGGGGTTTGCTTTACGAGTATCCAGACAATCCTTGGCCTTCTCATAATAGCTGAATGCCTCGTTATAGAAGGCTTTTTGGCTATCTAAGGTAATAGCGCTAAATGAAGATGATACATAATGAGTTAAAAACGAAATGCCAAATGTATGATACACTACCTTTCATTGGGCATAGTAAGATGGGCGCGCAGGCGCATAAATCGACCAATATTGCAATATAGAAAGGCCAAATTGACATTATCTTCTACGGCAGTGAAGGCTTCTACGCCTCGACGTAGGCAATCATAAGAGTTGACTGTTAGCTTGACATACAACGGCTCGGAAGGATCTGCAGTTGGACTGTCATCTGCTTGCTCAGTTTCAGCGCCCTTTGTGGACTCCTTCTTCTTCATTAGCTCACTGTACTCCTCTggaatatataatttgtatcagtttgtgtatatttcaaatagttctGCTACGCACCTTGAGCCCAGTACATGTACTTAAGACCTAGCTCGTTCCGCACGTTTCCTAGTCGCCGAAGCAGTTCATTGCTTTCCGCTTTCTGAGCATGCTCCAATGCTTGTTCGTAGCACTTACAGCTGTGCAGCATCACTTGCTCTACGTTGTTAGAAGGTGCCAAGGAGGGCAGCTCGTCTTCTTCGCTTTCCAGTTCCTGCGCCAACTCGTCGCCAATGACGTCCATGGAAACATCGCGCTCCTGAAACTGCTGCACATACTCCTCAATGCACTCCCAGTTTTTCGACATCTGGAAAAAGCAGTCTCCTGCCCGGCCTAGCAAGCAACTGTACTGCGAAACCACATTGGCCATATACTTGTTGAGCACCTGTTGGCAACGACAGGCCAGCTCAATGGATCGCAACGTAAATCCATAGCGGCGAGATTCGTAGTAGTGCTCGGCCAAGGTGGCAAATGTTAGGCAGGCCTTCTCCAACAGCAGAAGCTTTAAGTGGACGTTCCAGGAACCAAAGTGCTGTGTGTTAAACTTGGCACTCATCTGCCGATTGCTGGCATTGACGGATTTGGACTTGGCAGTCGTGGCAAGTTCCTTCGACTTGCTGCGTTTGGCCCTGGAGTTTGGTTTCTTTACAACTGGTGCCGGTTGCTGGCTCACTTTAAGCTGCTCATATGGTAAAGGAATGGCGCTACAAGGCTTCGCCATGTTCGGATTTTGTTCCTCGTGCAGAATGCGACGCTTCTCCTCTTGCTTGGCATTTGTCTCCGACTCCTTCAGTTTCTCCTCTTGACTTCCATTGAAATACTGCAGGCAGGATAGTCCAGCACTAATGTGCTCCAAAGAGAAGCTACACCGCTCAGCAGTTGTAGCTATTAGAGGAGCGGGCTTGGACTTCTTGGCATGAGATTTAAAGTCTCTTAGGGCATCACAAATATGACGCACAGCGACGTTAGCTCTGCCACCGCCCTGCTCGCTACTTTGGTAGCTCTTCTCACTTGGGTAGTCTAGTAGGTCGTCTTCATagtcctcctcgtcctcctcttCATCGTCATCATACAACGATTGATCATCTGAATCAACTTCCTCGAACTTGGGCGCCTTTGGATCAATGCCCGCCGGCACATGTAGATCTGAAAGTATGTAGTGGGACGAGCTCACGATTTGTGGGTACTGTTCCTTGGGCAGAAGCTTAATACAGTTATCCAGCAATGCGCGTATGTTGCCCGCTGCCTTGGGACTTATGTGCGGCAGTGTGTTCTTCATGTTTCGAGCTACTGAATAAAGCAGCATTCCCACCGGAACGGTGAAGGGATTAACCTGTTGCTGGGGCGGATCTTTCTCCGACTTCTCAGATGCCTGACTTTGGCATAAAGTAGTTAGATCATACAATTTAACTACGTCGTCGTTGCGCCCCTTGAAGAGCCAATAGGTGTGACCCGCCTTGGTGGCATTGGCCTTAAGAAAGGCCAGAATGTTCTGCGCAACGTTGCGAACCACTTGGGGTGAAAACTGCGAGTTCTCCAGGTACGGCAGGTCCTCAGTCTTGATGATCTCGTACTTTTGGACAATGCCATCCAGATGATAGCACATCACTACCTCGGGCACATTGCACATAAGATTGTCCAACCAGTAATCGATTCCGGTTAGCACATTTATGGGCTGCGCGGCATCCCTTAACCGCAAGCTGATGCACGGCCTGTTGGGTCCTCCAAATATGGGCATATCCGTGCCGATAAGCATGCGTATATCCTCAAATGTCCAGACTACGTTTCTATTAAAGGCATGGCTGGACTTTGGATCTGGCACGTTCTCCTCTATCTTCGGTTCTGGAAGAACTGGTCCCGTGATGGGCAATCCCTGTTTGCGGCTGGTTAATTGTGTGGGTGTAGTAGCTACATCGTAATCCAGCTCATCACCAGTTTGCTTCAGGCTGTGATAAAGGAACTTGGACAGCAAATTCTTTGTTTGCAACGCCTCGCGGGACCGCTCCTTCAGGCAGTAGTTGTGCTGAGTATCCCCATAGGTCAGGACGTGCTCCAGGATGAATGATCTTAGCCACTTCCAGTCGTCGTCCGCCTTTCGCAGCAGATACTTCTGGATGTCGAACTCATCCAAGAGCAGTGTGTTGCCCACCTTGTGCACAACCATGCTGATGGCGCTCTGCGCACTATAAGGCAACTTAAGCAGCTGCTTGATGTTCTCCGCGTCGCTGACCACATCCACCTCTCCCACGCAGTCCGGAAACATCTGGCCCAGTCGAAAACTGGCGAATCCGGCACTTTGATAGAGGGCCTGATGCAATCCATGGCTGCTGTGCGACGTGGTTAGCCAGTTGAGAGGCGGAAGATTCAGGTTGGTGTTGCACTCCAGCCGCTTGAAGTGGGCGGGCACCGGCACGGGAGACAACTTAATCACCGCCTGGCTTTTCACCACGTCCAGCTCGTGTGGCCCAATACTCCTGCACGGTTCAATCTATCGAAGTACAGATGTTATTTATGAAGTTTTCACGGCACACAGTCTCACCTCTTCATTTCTATCTTCCATTATCGCGCTGGCTCATTGGAAACTCCCTGAAAATCCAATCCCGTCGAATATTCAAGAAACTTCGAGCAgatgtgtttttgttttgccggcTCAGCTGAGAGCTGCGGAAATTATCCAACACTATAGGGCAGGCGCTGCCAACTTAGTGTAAGCACAGTTACATGGGAGTAGCAAGAGTTGAAACATTTACAGTAACAGGGTTTTACTCAAGCTACATTTTAAGTCTTATTATCCTATGGCACACAATAAGCCCAACTCTTAGCCAATACTTCACTTGGCAAGTCATCTCGTAAATACTTTAAATTCCTGTTTCCAACAAATGCTCCACTTACACTGACTTGTGTTGCAGTGCTTGCTCATAACAAAAgcatatttttcatttcaataatTCTTTGTggatatatttttcatatgTTGAAAATTGACCCCTCTTCTACACCGCTGACCAATGCCAATCAGCTGACTTTTGTAGGTTGTTATCCAGCACTGCCTtactattttgtttttcattagGAACACGATTTATTACAGACTATTGCAAATTTTCACGATTTTGGCCAAGAACTGACATAAAAGCATGACGCTGTTTGTGCTCATTGCCCTGCTCAGCTTGCTGAACACAATCCTGCCAGATTTCATAAAGAACTACGTGAGTACCAGCCGCATGAGAAAAACCCCGTGCTCAAACTTACCCTGACCCGCAGCTCAAAGTGTCGCGATTGTGGGGCGTAAGGAACTCCGCGGAAGTC
This portion of the Drosophila santomea strain STO CAGO 1482 chromosome 3L, Prin_Dsan_1.1, whole genome shotgun sequence genome encodes:
- the LOC120449199 gene encoding erythroid differentiation-related factor 1; translated protein: MEDRNEEIEPCRSIGPHELDVVKSQAVIKLSPVPVPAHFKRLECNTNLNLPPLNWLTTSHSSHGLHQALYQSAGFASFRLGQMFPDCVGEVDVVSDAENIKQLLKLPYSAQSAISMVVHKVGNTLLLDEFDIQKYLLRKADDDWKWLRSFILEHVLTYGDTQHNYCLKERSREALQTKNLLSKFLYHSLKQTGDELDYDVATTPTQLTSRKQGLPITGPVLPEPKIEENVPDPKSSHAFNRNVVWTFEDIRMLIGTDMPIFGGPNRPCISLRLRDAAQPINVLTGIDYWLDNLMCNVPEVVMCYHLDGIVQKYEIIKTEDLPYLENSQFSPQVVRNVAQNILAFLKANATKAGHTYWLFKGRNDDVVKLYDLTTLCQSQASEKSEKDPPQQQVNPFTVPVGMLLYSVARNMKNTLPHISPKAAGNIRALLDNCIKLLPKEQYPQIVSSSHYILSDLHVPAGIDPKAPKFEEVDSDDQSLYDDDEEEDEEDYEDDLLDYPSEKSYQSSEQGGGRANVAVRHICDALRDFKSHAKKSKPAPLIATTAERCSFSLEHISAGLSCLQYFNGSQEEKLKESETNAKQEEKRRILHEEQNPNMAKPCSAIPLPYEQLKVSQQPAPVVKKPNSRAKRSKSKELATTAKSKSVNASNRQMSAKFNTQHFGSWNVHLKLLLLEKACLTFATLAEHYYESRRYGFTLRSIELACRCQQVLNKYMANVVSQYSCLLGRAGDCFFQMSKNWECIEEYVQQFQERDVSMDVIGDELAQELESEEDELPSLAPSNNVEQVMLHSCKCYEQALEHAQKAESNELLRRLGNVRNELGLKYMYWAQEEYSELMKKKESTKGAETEQADDSPTADPSEPLYVKLTVNSYDCLRRGVEAFTAVEDNVNLAFLYCNIGRFMRLRAHLTMPNESAITLDSQKAFYNEAFSYYEKAKDCLDTRKANPELWDLVHWELSTATFTLAKQLQDHSAADKSSLVDASKEVLELLQKSLRLCDVEHAGARQVLYSFRSGLIHKRIASFHYSQLRSHGCCDFSQLPKPTLQLCKYHYEKATQILESLKEVGDLLVVQLERISLYEFLAELSTHSAQKIKQMQAALEICLQCQLIFAHVIDTNSGQVADDEFAGHLTLFESRLQNALKTLTKLTLAGKDPKQLSKLYKRMYMETLTGKHGLGAQQSSTACLKHLHMLLARLRAMCETQLAPRPAVRVF